CACCGGCGCGGTAATGCGAAAATGCTCGCGGCGCTGCACAAACCACACGGCTTCCGGCAGCGGGGCGACAAAGGCAGACAGGTTCTGAAACTCCCCGACGTTCAGCGCAGGCAGGTTAAATTCCACCTTTGCGCCCTGGGCTTCAGCGCTGAACTGGATATTTTTCGCTTTTTGCACGGCCTGGTTTTCGCTCGCCTGACTGCCGAAATCCAGCACCAGTTGTTCCGGCGAGGCGTCAAGAATACGGCTGATAAACTGCCAGCCGCCCCAGGAGAGGCGGATCGGCGCCTGGCTTTTTTGCAAGTCGCGTAAAATCCCCAGTACGGCCAGCGGATTTTGCTTCAGAAACTGCTCACTGTAATTGCTCACGTCGCGTGATTCCTCAAATGACTGACAGAGAGATGTGAACGGTTATCGGCCCGTCCGCCAGAAACTTAAGATTTATCCTAAAATAAATCATTTTCTGTATAAGGATAATCCGAGCTTACCGGAAGAATCTTTTTTTATTACCTATACTTGAACCACTTCGGTTTGTCGCGCCTTGTGGCGAACCATTCAATGAGACTTAACCAAGAGGGTGGAGACTATGGGTATTTTGTCCTGGATCGTATTTGGCCTTATCGCGGGTATTATTGCCAAACTGATTATGCCGGGCCGTGACGGCGGCGGCTTTATTCTGACCTGTGTGCTCGGGATCGTGGGGGCGGTGGTCGGCGGCTGGCTGGCGACATTCTTTGGCGTGGGCGGTAGCGTGACGGGCTTTAACCTGCCGAGCTTCCTGGTGGCGGTCGTCGGTGCCATTGTGGTGCTGCTGATCTTCCGTATGCTGCGCAGGGATTAAAAAACGGTCCGTAAGGACCGTCTGAATGGTCAGTAAAAACGGCCCCTTGGGGCCGTTTTTTTTCGTCAGGATCAGAAATCGTAGCCGACGGTTGCGGTCACGCTGCGCTCCGCGCCCCAGTAACAGTTAGTGGTATAACAGCCGGAGATATACTCGCGATCGGTCAGGTTGTTGGCGGTCACCTGCACAAACGCGCCTTTCAGCGCGCTGTTCCACGCGCCGAGATCGGCTTTCACCATCGCATCCATCAGCGTTACGGAAGGTACGCGGCGCGTATTCTGGTCATCCGCCCACTGTTTACCGATGTAACGCACGCCAGCGCCCGCGCTGATGCCGTAATCAAACTGATAATGCGCCCAGAAAGAGGCCATCTGATCCGGCGTCAGCAGTGGCGTATTGCCATCTTTGCCGCCGAGCGAATCTTCAAACTTCACCCGGTTCCAGGTATAGCCTGCAATCGTGCTCAGTCGTGGCGTAAGCTGGTTACGCGCTTCGATCTCCACGCCCTGCGATTTCACGTTGCCAACGGCCTGGTAGCTGGAGGTCGCGATGTTCTCATCGCGCTGGGACACATCTTTCTGTTTCAGATCGTAGATAGCAATGGTGTACATATCTGACGTGCCCGGTGGCTGGTACT
This sequence is a window from Cronobacter sakazakii. Protein-coding genes within it:
- a CDS encoding GlsB/YeaQ/YmgE family stress response membrane protein, which gives rise to MGILSWIVFGLIAGIIAKLIMPGRDGGGFILTCVLGIVGAVVGGWLATFFGVGGSVTGFNLPSFLVAVVGAIVVLLIFRMLRRD
- the ycgR gene encoding flagellar brake protein YcgR; protein product: MSNYSEQFLKQNPLAVLGILRDLQKSQAPIRLSWGGWQFISRILDASPEQLVLDFGSQASENQAVQKAKNIQFSAEAQGAKVEFNLPALNVGEFQNLSAFVAPLPEAVWFVQRREHFRITAPVQPQFYSLARMPDGKLFRGRLQDLSLGGMGTLLEGAMPEGLEAGMQFSPLELDLLEWGKFRVDAQLLTISERKVVDSKNETIATPRLSFRFMNVSPGTERELQRIIFALERIAREKASRVR